A genomic segment from Limosilactobacillus sp. encodes:
- the hrcA gene encoding heat-inducible transcriptional repressor HrcA, which translates to MLTQRQNKILQAIVRQYTSTGQPVGSKHLAEKLPFKVSPATVRNEMAVLEKQGLIAKEHSSSGRVPSKDGYRYYIDHLLNPRAVTDNDLIVIQNSLGTSFQKIDEIISHSADILSNLTSYTAVTLKPEQEDVRLSGFRLVPLGNQKVIAILVTDSGDVESQAFTLSRDVDPEALQAVIRMINDQLVGLPLSTVLKRLNDDIPLRVMHYMHSADGFLDLFDNVVSKAAREQFFIGGRLNLLNFSNNKDPQSLQTMYQLLDHNDQLSHLLDADLNDQGVNVRIGSEISKDKVLDNYSLITATYDVDQYGKGIIAVLGPTRMPYSRTIGLVNAFRQELAKRLLGFYRHYYDS; encoded by the coding sequence ATGCTAACACAGCGTCAAAACAAGATCCTGCAAGCGATTGTACGTCAATACACGTCAACTGGTCAACCCGTGGGTTCCAAGCACCTGGCTGAAAAGCTGCCGTTTAAGGTCAGCCCGGCGACGGTGCGCAACGAGATGGCGGTTCTGGAAAAACAGGGCCTGATCGCTAAGGAACACTCGTCTTCGGGGCGGGTGCCTTCCAAGGACGGTTACCGTTATTACATTGATCACCTGCTTAATCCGCGGGCGGTCACCGATAACGACCTGATCGTTATTCAGAACTCACTGGGGACCAGTTTCCAGAAGATTGATGAAATCATCTCGCACTCGGCTGATATTTTATCAAACCTGACGTCATACACCGCCGTGACCCTGAAGCCAGAGCAAGAAGACGTTCGCTTGAGCGGCTTCCGTCTGGTCCCACTGGGCAACCAAAAGGTGATTGCCATCCTGGTTACCGACAGCGGGGACGTGGAGAGCCAAGCCTTCACCCTGTCACGGGACGTTGACCCGGAGGCCCTGCAAGCGGTCATTCGAATGATCAATGACCAACTGGTGGGCCTGCCACTGTCAACCGTCTTGAAGCGGCTGAATGACGATATCCCATTGCGCGTCATGCACTACATGCACAGCGCCGATGGCTTCCTGGATCTTTTTGATAATGTCGTTTCCAAGGCTGCCCGGGAGCAATTCTTCATTGGCGGCCGACTGAACCTTTTGAATTTCTCGAACAACAAGGATCCGCAGTCGCTGCAGACGATGTACCAGCTGCTCGACCACAATGATCAGCTTTCCCACCTGCTTGACGCCGATCTCAACGACCAGGGCGTCAACGTGCGGATTGGTTCCGAGATTTCCAAGGATAAGGTACTCGACAACTACAGTCTGATTACGGCGACCTACGATGTTGACCAATATGGCAAGGGCATCATCGCCGTGCTCGGGCCGACCAGAATGCCGTACTCACGGACAATTGGTCTGGTGAATGCCTTCCGGCAGGAGCTGGCCAAGCGTCTGTTAGGTTTCTATCGACATTACTACGATTCATAG
- the grpE gene encoding nucleotide exchange factor GrpE → MADKEEQQAKKQAASSKANEAKDEQKQAKQADKAAKPSREEELEAQIKDLKQQLDDKDDKYLRAEAEIQNMTNRFNKERAQILKYDGQDLAKSVLPVLDNLKRALTIEVTDENGKQLKHGIQMVHDHLIAALKDHGITEIEALDKPFDPTLHQAVQTVPVQDDQKPDTVVQVLQAGYQLKDRVLRPAMVVVAQ, encoded by the coding sequence TTGGCAGACAAGGAAGAACAGCAAGCCAAGAAACAAGCGGCCTCATCTAAAGCAAATGAAGCAAAGGATGAGCAAAAGCAGGCAAAGCAGGCTGACAAAGCCGCTAAGCCAAGCCGTGAAGAAGAGCTTGAAGCACAGATCAAGGATTTGAAGCAACAACTCGATGACAAGGACGACAAGTACCTGCGGGCTGAGGCGGAGATTCAAAACATGACGAACCGCTTCAACAAGGAACGGGCCCAGATCTTAAAGTATGATGGTCAGGACCTCGCCAAGTCCGTCCTGCCGGTGCTGGACAACCTGAAGCGCGCCCTGACGATTGAAGTCACGGACGAAAACGGTAAGCAGCTCAAGCACGGGATCCAGATGGTTCACGACCACCTGATTGCTGCCCTAAAGGATCACGGAATTACCGAGATCGAGGCTTTGGACAAGCCCTTTGATCCGACCCTGCACCAGGCGGTTCAAACCGTTCCGGTTCAGGATGATCAAAAACCAGACACCGTGGTCCAGGTTCTGCAGGCTGGCTACCAGCTGAAGGACCGGGTCCTGCGCCCAGCAATGGTTGTTGTTGCACAATAA
- a CDS encoding amino acid biosynthesis protein, protein MIIHTLGPEQTDSYAAALVYQHQHSVADCQIVLHPSFDALYHHLADYPSDYLLVPAAYRSRAGLSWGDLHYRYLNQLTLVDSLITQLDPLVLVQDPQRARAVVYTHAATADLARQHLPGNVRLELAPSKYLAYQAFRRYGGYALVSQKLVDPTAGVRILQHFPARMLWSVYLIEKQN, encoded by the coding sequence ATGATCATTCATACATTGGGACCTGAGCAGACCGATAGCTATGCCGCAGCGCTAGTTTACCAGCACCAGCATTCCGTCGCCGACTGCCAGATCGTTCTCCATCCCAGTTTCGACGCGCTCTACCACCACCTGGCCGATTATCCGAGCGATTATCTCCTGGTCCCCGCGGCCTATCGCAGCCGGGCAGGGCTGAGTTGGGGCGACCTGCACTACCGTTATCTTAACCAGCTCACTCTGGTCGATAGCCTCATTACCCAGCTTGATCCGCTGGTCCTCGTTCAGGATCCGCAGCGCGCGCGGGCCGTGGTCTATACCCACGCCGCCACCGCCGACCTGGCCCGTCAGCATCTTCCGGGCAACGTCCGCCTGGAGCTGGCGCCAAGCAAATACCTGGCCTACCAGGCATTCCGGCGCTACGGCGGCTATGCTCTGGTGAGCCAAAAGCTGGTGGACCCGACTGCCGGCGTCCGAATCCTGCAGCACTTCCCGGCGCGGATGCTCTGGAGCGTGTATTTAATCGAAAAGCAAAATTAA
- the lepA gene encoding translation elongation factor 4, whose protein sequence is MSLDEMKERQKHIRNFSIVAHIDHGKSTLADRILELTDSISKREMKNQVLDDMPLERERGITIKLNAVALTYHAKDGQDYIFHLIDTPGHVDFSYEVSRSLAACEGALLVVDATQGVEAQTLANTYLALDNDLEILPVINKIDLPSADPDGTKAQIEDEIGLDTSEAVDVSAKTGLGVDKVLEKIVKDVPAPTGDLTAPLKALIFDSKYDDYRGVVLSVRIFEGTVKKGDRIRLMNSGTEYEVAEVGINSPKPLARDVLMAGDVGYITAAIKDIKDTRVGDTVTNADNPTDKPLEGYRRMTPMVYAGLYPTDNAKFNDLRDALEKLQLNDAALTFEPESSQALGFGFRCGFLGLLHMDVVQERLEREFGLDLITTAPSVTYHVDLADGSMKEVENPAEMPDASSIKDIKEPFVRASIMVPNDYVGPVMELCQRKRGVFDTMEYLSDTRVNVIYHIPLSEIIFDFFDKLKSSTRGYASLDYEIDDYRPSKLVKIDILLNGDKVDALSFIAHKDFAAARGRDITAKLKKIIPRQNFEIPIQAAIGSKIIARTNIKAYRKDVTARIHTGDPDRRAKLLEKQKRGKKRMKAVGKVDIPQEAFMAVLKTDEQVNDD, encoded by the coding sequence ATGAGTCTAGATGAAATGAAAGAGCGGCAAAAGCACATCCGGAATTTCTCGATCGTGGCCCACATCGATCACGGGAAATCGACCCTGGCCGATCGGATTCTGGAGCTGACCGACTCGATTAGCAAGCGGGAAATGAAAAATCAGGTCCTGGATGATATGCCTCTGGAACGGGAACGGGGCATCACCATCAAGCTGAACGCGGTAGCCCTGACCTACCACGCCAAGGACGGGCAGGACTACATCTTCCACCTGATTGACACTCCCGGGCATGTCGACTTCTCCTATGAGGTTTCGCGGTCTCTGGCGGCCTGTGAAGGGGCCCTGCTGGTCGTCGATGCCACCCAGGGGGTCGAGGCCCAGACGCTGGCCAACACCTATCTGGCATTGGATAACGACCTGGAAATCCTGCCGGTGATCAACAAGATCGACCTGCCATCTGCCGACCCAGACGGCACGAAGGCCCAGATTGAGGACGAAATTGGTCTAGATACTAGTGAGGCGGTGGACGTCAGTGCCAAGACCGGCTTGGGCGTTGACAAGGTCTTAGAGAAAATCGTCAAGGATGTCCCGGCCCCGACCGGTGATCTGACGGCGCCGCTTAAGGCCCTGATCTTCGACTCCAAGTACGATGACTACCGCGGGGTGGTTCTGTCCGTGCGGATCTTTGAAGGAACGGTCAAGAAGGGCGACCGGATTCGGCTGATGAACAGCGGCACCGAGTACGAGGTGGCCGAGGTCGGCATCAACTCCCCGAAGCCACTGGCCAGAGACGTGCTGATGGCCGGGGACGTTGGTTACATTACCGCCGCCATCAAGGACATCAAGGATACCCGGGTCGGTGATACGGTTACCAATGCCGACAACCCGACGGATAAGCCACTGGAAGGCTACCGGCGGATGACGCCGATGGTTTATGCCGGGTTGTACCCAACCGACAACGCCAAGTTTAACGACCTGCGGGATGCGCTGGAAAAGCTGCAGTTGAACGATGCTGCCCTGACCTTTGAGCCCGAATCGTCACAGGCCCTGGGCTTCGGGTTCCGTTGTGGTTTCTTGGGCCTGCTCCACATGGACGTGGTGCAGGAACGGCTGGAGCGGGAGTTCGGCCTGGACCTGATCACGACCGCCCCGTCGGTTACCTACCACGTTGACCTGGCGGACGGTTCGATGAAGGAGGTCGAAAACCCGGCCGAGATGCCGGATGCTTCCTCAATTAAGGACATCAAGGAACCATTCGTGCGCGCCTCGATCATGGTGCCAAACGATTACGTTGGTCCGGTGATGGAGCTCTGTCAGCGCAAGCGGGGCGTTTTCGACACGATGGAATACCTGAGCGACACCCGGGTAAACGTCATTTACCACATCCCGCTATCGGAAATCATCTTTGACTTCTTCGACAAGTTGAAGAGTTCGACCCGGGGCTATGCTTCCCTGGACTACGAGATCGACGACTACCGGCCAAGCAAGCTGGTCAAGATCGACATCCTGCTCAACGGGGACAAGGTCGATGCCCTGAGCTTTATTGCTCACAAGGACTTTGCGGCGGCACGTGGTCGTGACATCACCGCCAAGCTGAAGAAGATCATCCCACGGCAGAACTTCGAAATTCCAATCCAGGCGGCGATCGGTTCAAAGATCATCGCCCGGACTAACATCAAGGCCTACCGGAAGGACGTTACCGCCCGGATCCACACGGGGGACCCGGACCGGCGTGCCAAGCTGCTGGAAAAGCAGAAGCGTGGGAAAAAGCGGATGAAGGCTGTTGGGAAGGTTGATATCCCTCAGGAAGCCTTCATGGCCGTTTTAAAGACCGATGAGCAAGTTAATGATGACTAA
- the ribF gene encoding riboflavin biosynthesis protein RibF has protein sequence MQVIKIHHPLDSKLIPAGPVVLAMGFFDGVHRGHQAVIRRAKEIAQQRDLPLAVLTYSHAPGVVYRQYPGGFKYLSTTERKLALLEQLGVDRVYLVSFTSQFAALAPQDFVDQYLADGFHSQVVVAGFDHTYGPAETASMAKLPAYARGRFEVVTVPKFTEDGNEKVGSRLIRQLIDAGQIQEANAELGYYYTTTGLIVHGLARGRTLGFPTINVETPTPERLPGIGVYATDVLIGGHWYGGMASVGRNITFGDDNQLTLEINLFDFSQMVYGEEVKVRWYQYLRGEEKFAGADELVAQMKRDEQAARQVVAHRPVLEDQILS, from the coding sequence GTGCAAGTAATTAAAATTCATCATCCCCTGGATTCCAAGCTGATTCCGGCGGGTCCCGTCGTGCTTGCGATGGGCTTCTTCGATGGAGTCCACCGGGGACACCAGGCGGTCATTCGGCGGGCCAAGGAGATTGCCCAGCAACGGGACTTGCCTTTAGCAGTGCTCACCTATAGCCACGCTCCTGGCGTCGTTTACCGGCAATACCCGGGCGGCTTCAAGTACCTTTCGACGACCGAACGCAAGCTGGCTTTGCTGGAGCAGCTGGGTGTTGACCGCGTCTACCTCGTTAGCTTTACCTCCCAGTTTGCCGCGCTGGCGCCCCAAGACTTTGTCGACCAGTACCTGGCGGACGGTTTTCACAGTCAGGTGGTAGTGGCGGGCTTTGACCACACCTATGGCCCAGCTGAAACTGCCTCGATGGCTAAGCTGCCCGCCTATGCCCGCGGCCGTTTTGAGGTTGTCACGGTGCCGAAATTTACGGAGGACGGTAACGAAAAGGTGGGGTCCCGCCTGATCCGTCAGCTGATCGATGCCGGCCAGATCCAGGAGGCAAACGCGGAGCTCGGTTACTACTACACCACCACCGGCCTAATTGTTCACGGCCTGGCCCGGGGGCGGACGTTGGGCTTCCCAACCATCAATGTTGAGACGCCAACGCCGGAGCGCCTTCCCGGGATCGGCGTGTACGCCACCGACGTTTTGATCGGTGGCCACTGGTACGGGGGAATGGCGAGTGTTGGTCGTAACATTACCTTTGGCGACGACAACCAACTGACCCTCGAGATTAACCTCTTTGACTTCTCCCAGATGGTTTATGGCGAAGAGGTCAAGGTGCGCTGGTACCAGTACCTGCGCGGTGAGGAGAAGTTTGCCGGGGCCGATGAGCTCGTTGCCCAGATGAAGCGCGACGAACAGGCAGCCCGCCAGGTGGTTGCCCACCGTCCCGTACTCGAAGACCAAATTTTATCCTAA
- a CDS encoding site-specific integrase, translated as MNGNVRKRGKKWYYRFDIADKDGKRRQYERVGGDSYKEAMHRLRVALELYENTGAVTNADKISTHDYFEFWYNNHVLTNLSKNTQLNYRHVLDKYVQPTLGIYELKKVTPELIQKTINKIADSTEYKPDHKKLNGHTVEIILMVIKEAFRQAVHPWHILTQSPAEYVRQPKYNHPQTTREDLKIITLQQFNQILELFPVGHPFHLPLLISFYTGMRRGEVAGLEWDNVSLTDAEINVVHQMKQYSKTDVRLGKLKTPASYRTIAIGDQLIKALQLQRRLQNENRLRYGKYYYESNFVCTKENGKPVTPNSIKYYASTVTEQLGFPFNFHSLRHTHATMLLEAGASAKEVQVRLGHSRISTTLDTYVHLSNKKKHQTANLFDQIAKR; from the coding sequence ATGAATGGTAATGTTAGAAAGCGTGGTAAAAAATGGTACTACCGTTTCGATATTGCTGACAAAGACGGTAAGCGGCGGCAATATGAACGAGTCGGAGGTGATTCATATAAAGAAGCAATGCACCGCTTGCGAGTTGCGTTGGAGCTTTACGAAAATACTGGTGCGGTGACTAATGCCGACAAGATCTCAACTCATGACTACTTTGAGTTCTGGTATAACAACCATGTTTTAACTAACCTATCTAAGAATACTCAGCTCAATTATCGTCATGTCCTTGACAAGTACGTTCAGCCAACCCTCGGCATATACGAATTGAAGAAGGTCACCCCTGAATTAATCCAGAAAACCATCAACAAAATTGCCGATTCCACTGAGTACAAGCCGGATCACAAGAAGCTAAATGGACATACCGTGGAGATCATCCTAATGGTGATCAAAGAAGCCTTCCGCCAGGCTGTACACCCCTGGCACATCCTAACTCAATCGCCTGCTGAGTATGTTCGTCAGCCGAAATATAATCATCCCCAGACAACGCGTGAGGACTTAAAGATCATTACTTTGCAGCAGTTCAATCAAATCTTGGAGCTTTTCCCCGTTGGACACCCTTTCCATCTGCCCCTGCTCATTAGCTTCTATACCGGAATGCGTCGTGGCGAGGTAGCAGGTCTTGAGTGGGACAATGTTAGCCTCACCGACGCAGAGATTAACGTGGTTCATCAAATGAAGCAGTACTCCAAGACGGACGTCCGGCTGGGTAAATTAAAAACACCCGCAAGCTATCGAACTATTGCCATCGGTGATCAATTAATCAAGGCATTGCAGCTCCAACGCCGCTTACAAAATGAGAATCGACTACGTTATGGCAAATACTATTATGAATCCAATTTTGTATGTACAAAAGAAAATGGGAAGCCAGTCACTCCCAATTCGATCAAGTACTATGCTAGTACCGTCACTGAGCAGCTAGGCTTCCCATTCAATTTTCATAGTCTGCGTCATACCCACGCGACTATGCTACTAGAGGCAGGGGCTTCTGCCAAAGAGGTTCAAGTACGTCTTGGCCACAGCAGAATTTCAACCACCCTAGATACCTATGTCCACCTCAGCAATAAAAAGAAGCATCAGACAGCTAACTTATTCGATCAAATTGCTAAGAGGTAA
- the dnaK gene encoding molecular chaperone DnaK — translation MASNKIIGIDLGTTNSAVAVMEGNEPKIITNPEGSRTTPSVVSFKNGETQVGEVAKRQAITNPNTISSIKSHMGEAGYTVEVDGKKYTPQEISAMILQYLKKYAEDYIGDTVDKAVITVPAYFNDAQRQATKDAGKIAGLDVKRIINEPTASSLAYGLDKQDKDEKILVYDLGGGTFDVSILELGDGVFQVLSTNGDTHLGGDDFDQKIMDWLIDGFKEEHGVDLSTDKMALQRLKDAAEKAKKDLSGVQEAQISLPFISAGENGPLHLEKTLSRAQFNQLTNDLVERTKQPVLNALKDADLSFDDIDEVILNGGSTRIPAVQEMVKDLTGKEPNHSINPDEAVALGAAIQGGVLTGDVKDVVLLDVTPLSLGIETMGGVFTKLIDRNTTIPTSKSQIFSTAADNQSAVDIHVLQGERPMAADNKTLGNFQLTDIPAAPRGVPQIKVTFDIDKNGIVNVSAEDQGTHKKQNITIKSNSGLSDEEIERMKKDAEEHAAADKKKKEEVDLKNEVDQELFQVDKTLKEVKGKVPEDDIKKAESARDDLKKAKESGNLDDMKAKKDALNKVIQDLSVKLYQQAQGQQGNAQGGANPNNGGANNGNNGQNGDDGNTVNGDFKDVTPDDKK, via the coding sequence ATGGCAAGTAACAAGATTATTGGTATTGATTTAGGTACTACTAACTCCGCCGTTGCCGTGATGGAAGGTAACGAACCAAAGATTATTACTAACCCGGAAGGTAGTCGGACGACGCCATCCGTTGTTTCATTCAAGAATGGCGAAACACAAGTCGGTGAAGTTGCCAAGCGGCAAGCAATCACCAACCCGAACACGATTTCATCCATCAAGAGTCACATGGGTGAAGCCGGCTACACGGTTGAAGTTGATGGCAAGAAGTACACGCCACAAGAAATTTCTGCCATGATTCTGCAGTACCTGAAGAAGTACGCCGAAGACTACATCGGTGACACGGTTGACAAGGCCGTTATCACCGTGCCAGCCTACTTCAACGATGCTCAGCGTCAGGCAACCAAGGATGCCGGAAAGATTGCCGGCCTGGATGTTAAGCGGATTATCAACGAACCAACTGCTTCCTCACTGGCTTACGGCCTGGACAAGCAGGATAAGGACGAAAAGATCCTGGTTTACGACCTTGGTGGTGGGACCTTCGATGTTTCCATCCTGGAACTCGGTGACGGGGTCTTCCAAGTACTCTCCACGAACGGTGACACGCACCTGGGTGGGGATGACTTCGACCAAAAGATCATGGATTGGTTGATCGATGGCTTCAAGGAAGAACACGGCGTTGACCTGTCCACCGACAAGATGGCCCTGCAACGGCTGAAGGATGCCGCTGAAAAGGCCAAGAAGGACCTTTCCGGTGTTCAAGAAGCCCAAATCAGCCTGCCATTCATTTCCGCTGGTGAAAACGGTCCACTGCACCTGGAAAAGACGCTGAGCCGTGCCCAATTCAACCAACTGACTAATGATCTGGTTGAACGGACTAAGCAACCAGTTCTGAATGCTTTGAAGGATGCTGACCTGTCATTTGATGACATTGACGAAGTGATCTTAAACGGTGGTTCTACCCGGATCCCAGCCGTTCAGGAAATGGTTAAGGACCTGACTGGCAAGGAACCAAACCACTCCATCAACCCTGACGAAGCCGTTGCCCTCGGTGCTGCCATTCAGGGTGGTGTGCTGACCGGTGACGTTAAGGATGTTGTGCTGCTTGATGTTACGCCACTGTCCCTGGGGATTGAAACCATGGGTGGGGTCTTCACCAAGCTGATTGATCGGAACACGACCATTCCAACTTCCAAGAGTCAGATCTTCTCCACGGCTGCTGATAACCAGTCTGCCGTTGACATCCACGTCCTGCAGGGTGAACGGCCAATGGCTGCCGACAACAAGACCCTGGGGAACTTCCAGCTGACTGACATTCCAGCTGCTCCCCGTGGTGTTCCACAAATCAAGGTTACCTTCGACATCGACAAGAACGGGATCGTAAACGTTTCTGCCGAAGACCAGGGGACCCACAAGAAGCAAAACATCACGATCAAGTCCAACTCCGGCCTGTCCGATGAAGAAATTGAACGGATGAAGAAGGATGCCGAAGAGCACGCCGCTGCCGACAAGAAGAAGAAGGAAGAGGTTGACCTCAAGAACGAAGTTGACCAGGAGCTCTTCCAAGTCGACAAGACCTTGAAGGAAGTCAAGGGCAAGGTTCCTGAAGACGACATCAAGAAGGCTGAAAGCGCTCGTGACGACCTGAAGAAGGCCAAGGAGAGCGGCAACTTGGACGACATGAAGGCCAAGAAGGACGCCTTGAACAAGGTTATCCAGGACCTGAGTGTCAAGCTTTACCAACAGGCGCAGGGCCAACAAGGCAACGCCCAAGGTGGCGCAAACCCGAATAACGGTGGTGCCAACAACGGTAACAACGGCCAAAATGGCGATGATGGCAATACTGTTAACGGCGACTTCAAGGACGTTACGCCAGACGACAAGAAGTAA
- a CDS encoding IS30 family transposase: MTHLNDTMSTILLTTHKKNAHLTKEERVMIATLKSQGLSNRAIGRQLGVNHQTINNELNRGTVRQLRRQKSNGKIYEYSYYIYSYEAGQATYLEHHRHSGRRRLYYSSKQFLRLADQLMLGEFDDHHYSPQAVIYKARDLMNDGTLIPKSVVTLYQWINEGVLRTSNLDLFEKPKRKHHQTHPQAKRCLGPNIAQRPQTADQRSEIGHWELDTVQGQKNGNDSVVLVMTDRLSRVNITSKIAGKTAHAVNQFFINLRQKMGTDAYYRIFKTITSDNGSEFSELTQVHDHVFYADPYSPWERGSNEINNRFLRKEITKGEAINNYSSAQIIATNDWMNHYPRAMFNGHSSMDIYRKAFYQEISQLHQPIINWSVLFI; this comes from the coding sequence ATGACGCACTTAAATGATACCATGTCTACTATTTTATTGACTACTCATAAAAAGAATGCTCATCTTACTAAAGAAGAACGTGTGATGATTGCGACTTTAAAGTCGCAAGGACTTTCCAATCGCGCAATTGGTCGCCAATTAGGAGTTAATCATCAAACAATTAATAACGAGCTCAACCGTGGTACGGTCCGCCAACTTCGTCGTCAAAAATCTAATGGTAAGATTTACGAATATTCTTACTACATCTATAGTTATGAAGCTGGTCAGGCCACATATCTTGAACATCACCGCCATTCTGGTCGTCGTCGCTTATATTATTCTTCAAAGCAATTTTTACGATTAGCTGATCAGCTAATGCTTGGTGAGTTTGACGACCACCATTACTCCCCACAAGCGGTTATTTATAAGGCTCGAGATTTAATGAATGATGGCACCCTGATCCCAAAGTCGGTTGTAACTTTATATCAATGGATTAATGAGGGTGTGCTTCGTACGTCCAATTTAGACCTCTTTGAAAAACCTAAACGTAAGCATCATCAAACTCATCCGCAAGCTAAAAGGTGCTTAGGGCCTAATATTGCTCAACGACCTCAAACTGCGGACCAACGGTCCGAAATTGGCCATTGGGAACTGGATACAGTTCAGGGACAGAAAAACGGTAATGACAGTGTTGTACTAGTAATGACTGATCGCCTTTCACGAGTTAATATCACGAGTAAAATTGCTGGTAAAACTGCGCATGCAGTAAATCAGTTCTTTATAAATTTGCGCCAGAAAATGGGCACAGATGCTTACTATCGCATTTTTAAGACAATAACCTCTGACAACGGTTCAGAATTTAGTGAGTTAACACAAGTTCACGATCATGTTTTCTATGCTGATCCGTATTCCCCTTGGGAACGTGGATCCAATGAGATCAATAACCGGTTTCTCCGCAAGGAGATTACCAAAGGTGAAGCTATAAATAACTATAGTAGTGCTCAGATCATAGCGACTAATGATTGGATGAATCACTATCCACGAGCTATGTTTAATGGACATTCGTCAATGGATATCTATCGTAAGGCCTTCTACCAAGAGATATCACAGCTCCATCAACCAATAATCAATTGGTCAGTATTATTTATTTGA
- the dnaJ gene encoding molecular chaperone DnaJ produces the protein MAEESYYDILGVSKDASDSDINHAYRRLAAKYHPDVNHEPGAEEKFKKINEAYEVLHDKNKRAQYDQFGTTADQAGAGQGGFGGFGGQGFGGQGFGGAGGFDDIFSQFFGGGRSRQQDPTAPRPGRDLQYAMTLDFMDAVFGKTTTIKYDRDEQCKTCHGTGAKPGKSASTCQRCGGRGFIVTVRQTPLGNIQSQTTCPECNGTGQVIKPENRCTTCHGSGHVHERHELEVKVPAGVDDGQQMRLQGQGDAGENGGPAGDLYIVFRVTPSREFRRDGSTINVDRDISFAQAALGDEVQVKTVHGDVSLKIPAGTQSETNFRLRGKGVPHLNGKGNGDEFVTIHVKTPKSLNKRQKEAMMAFAAASGEEVKGVKKSVLDKLKDAFEDHN, from the coding sequence ATGGCAGAAGAAAGTTACTATGATATTTTAGGTGTTTCTAAGGACGCCTCAGACTCAGACATTAACCATGCTTACCGGCGCCTGGCTGCTAAGTACCACCCTGACGTCAACCACGAACCGGGAGCGGAAGAAAAGTTTAAGAAGATCAACGAGGCCTACGAGGTCCTGCATGACAAGAATAAGCGGGCCCAGTACGACCAATTCGGGACCACGGCTGACCAGGCCGGTGCCGGCCAGGGCGGCTTTGGTGGTTTCGGCGGCCAGGGCTTTGGTGGTCAAGGCTTCGGCGGTGCTGGCGGTTTTGACGACATCTTTAGCCAGTTCTTTGGTGGCGGCCGCTCGCGGCAGCAGGACCCAACGGCACCACGTCCGGGACGGGACCTTCAGTATGCCATGACCCTGGACTTTATGGATGCCGTCTTTGGGAAGACCACGACCATCAAGTACGACCGGGATGAGCAGTGCAAGACCTGTCACGGCACCGGTGCTAAGCCGGGCAAATCCGCTTCGACCTGTCAGCGCTGTGGCGGTCGGGGCTTCATCGTGACCGTTCGGCAGACGCCGCTGGGCAACATCCAGTCCCAGACGACCTGCCCAGAATGTAACGGGACCGGTCAGGTGATCAAGCCTGAAAATCGTTGTACCACCTGCCACGGGAGCGGGCACGTTCACGAGCGCCACGAACTGGAAGTCAAGGTTCCAGCCGGGGTTGACGACGGCCAGCAGATGCGCCTCCAGGGCCAGGGTGACGCCGGTGAAAACGGTGGCCCAGCCGGGGATCTCTACATCGTCTTCCGGGTAACGCCAAGCCGCGAATTCCGGCGTGACGGATCAACCATCAATGTTGACCGTGATATCTCCTTTGCCCAGGCGGCACTGGGGGATGAGGTCCAGGTCAAGACCGTCCACGGGGATGTCAGCCTGAAGATTCCAGCCGGGACCCAGTCCGAGACCAACTTCCGCCTGCGTGGCAAGGGGGTTCCGCACCTCAACGGCAAGGGGAACGGTGACGAATTCGTGACGATTCACGTTAAGACCCCGAAGAGCCTGAACAAGCGTCAAAAAGAGGCCATGATGGCCTTTGCCGCAGCCAGTGGCGAAGAGGTCAAGGGCGTCAAGAAGTCCGTTTTGGACAAGCTCAAGGATGCCTTTGAGGATCATAACTAA